Proteins encoded within one genomic window of Brassica rapa cultivar Chiifu-401-42 chromosome A09, CAAS_Brap_v3.01, whole genome shotgun sequence:
- the LOC103839307 gene encoding fe(2+) transport protein 1-like, with protein sequence MATSFYSSKTGSEIVPAAGNGDQERANPIIAHGHSHGHGVTLTTKDDSDSQLLGYREMVLELGTIVHSVVIALYLGATNDTCTIKGIGLGGCILQAVYTTVKKLVIAFFAVTTPFGIVLGIALSSIYRDNSPAALITVGLFNACSAGLLIYMALVNLLAAELMGPKLQGSIKLQIKCFFAALLGCGGMSILAKRA encoded by the exons ATGGCTACTAGCTTCTACAGTAGCAAGACCGGTAGTGAAATTGTGCCTGCTGCTGGTAACGGTGATCAGGAGAGAGCGAATCCGATAATAGCTCATGGTCATAGCCACGGTCACGGAGTTACATTAACTACTAAAGATGATAGTGACTCACAGTTATTGGGGTACCGAGAAATG GTTTTGGAGCTTGGAACTATAGTTCACTCTGTGGTCATTGCACTATATCTAGGTGCAACAAATGACACATGCACCATTAAAG GCATTGGTCTTGGTGGCTGCATCCTCCAG GCGGTATATACAACTGTGAAAAAGTTGGTGATCGCCTTTTTCGCGGTTACAACACCATTTGGAATCGTTTTAGGGATTGCATTGTCAAGTATTTATAGAGATAACAGCCCGGCTGCATTGATCACTGTCGGGCTGTTCAACGCCTGCTCAGCAGGACTGCTCATCTACATGGCCCTCGTCAACCTTCTAGCAGCCGAGCTCATGGGACCAAAGCTCCAAGGTAGCATCAAGCTTCAGATTAAGTGTTTCTTTGCCGCTCTGCTTGGCTGCGGTGGAATGTCAATCCTCGCCAAAAGGGCGTAA
- the LOC103839306 gene encoding probable aspartyl protease At4g16563 — protein MTTRINVLFSFLFITIFLNIFSINQARQHKNPSSSSSSSSSLPSSSSSSPSSFLVLALTKSSVSLPTPNSQIQERIKKPLESSIGAVMEPLREVRDGYLITLNIGTPPQSVQVYMDTGSDLTWVPCGNLSFDCIDCYDFKNNNLKSSSTFSPLHSSSSFRASCASSYCVEIHSSDNAFDPCAIAGCSVGMLLKSTCLRPCPTFAYTYGEGGLVSGILTRDILKTQTREVPRFSFGCVASTYHEPIGIAGFGRGLLSLPSQLGFVQKGFSHCFLPFKFVNNPNISSPLILGDSLLSGNLTNSLQFTPMLNTPMYPNSYYLGLESITIGTNVTATQVPLTLKQFDSQGNGGMLIDSGTTYTHLPDPLYSQILTSLQSTITYPRATETESRTGFDLCYKVPCPNNNLTSLENDATMMFPSITFHFLNNAALILPQGNSFYAMSAPSDGSVVKCLLFRNMEDGDYGPAGVFGSFQQQNVKVVYDLEKERIGFQVMDCVTEAVSHGLSKVREQQQKSSIF, from the coding sequence ATGACAACCAGAATCAATGTCTTGTTTAGCTTCCTATTTATAACGATATTTCTCAATATTTTCAGCATAAACCAAGCAAGACAACATAAAAACcctagttcttcttcttcttcttcttcatcattaccatcgtcatcatcatcatcaccatcttcCTTTCTTGTTCTTGCCTTGACCAAATCAAGTGTTTCTCTTCCCACACCAAATTCTCAAATCCAAGAAAGGATCAAGAAGCCTTTAGAATCATCAATAGGTGCTGTAATGGAGCCGTTGAGAGAAGTGAGAGATGGTTATTTGATAACCTTAAACATCGGAACACCTCCACAATCAGTCCAAGTGTACATGGACACAGGAAGTGATCTCACTTGGGTCCCATGTGGGAATCTAAGTTTTGATTGCATAGATTGTTACGATTTCAAGAACAACAATCTAAAATCATCGTCAACCTTCTCTCCTCTTCACTCATCCTCATCTTTTAGAGCCTCTTGTGCTAGTTCTTATTGCGTTGAGATTCATAGTTCAGACAATGCTTTTGACCCTTGTGCAATAGCTGGCTGCTCTGTGGGTATGCTTCTCAAGTCCACTTGCTTAAGGCCGTGTCCCACCTTTGCTTATACGTATGGTGAAGGTGGTCTTGTCTCTGGGATACTAACCAGAGATATATTGAAGACTCAAACCAGGGAAGTACCAAGATTTTCCTTTGGGTGCGTTGCATCCACTTACCACGAACCTATAGGCATTGCCGGATTTGGAAGAGGTTTGCTTTCTCTCCCATCGCAGTTAGGGTTTGTACAAAAGGGATTTTCTCATTGTTTCTTGCCTTTCAAGTTTGTCAATAACCCTAATATCTCAAGCCCTTTGATCTTAGGAGACTCTCTTTTATCCGGCAATCTCACAAACTCTTTGCAGTTTACCCCCATGTTGAATACTCCAATGTACCCTAACAGCTACTACCTCGGCTTAGAGTCCATTACAATAGGTACAAATGTCACCGCTACACAAGTTCCCTTAACGTTGAAACAGTTTGATTCACAAGGAAATGGAGGAATGTTGATTGATTCGGGTACAACTTACACACATTTACCCGATCCCTTGTACTCACAAATTCTCACAAGTCTCCAGTCAACGATCACGTATCCTAGAGCAACGGAAACAGAATCAAGAACAGGCTTTGATCTATGCTACAAAGTGCCATGTCCTAATAACAATCTCACTAGTCTCGAAAACGATGCAACGATGATGTTTCCTTCGATCACTTTCCATTTCTTGAACAATGCAGCCTTAATTCTTCCACAAGGCAACTCGTTTTACGCAATGAGCGCACCTAGCGACGGTTCGGTTGTGAAATGCTTGTTGTTTCGGAACATGGAAGATGGAGACTACGGTCCGGCCGGGGTTTTTGGGAGCTTTCAACAGCAGAATGTGAAGGTTGTTTATGATTTGGAGAAAGAAAGAATAGGGTTTCAAGTTATGGATTGTGTCACAGAAGCTGTTTCACATGGACTTTCCAAGGTTCgtgaacaacaacaaaaatcatCAATCTTTTGA
- the LOC103839137 gene encoding ras-related protein RABF2a, whose translation MATAGNKNINAKLVLLGDVGAGKSSLVLRFVKDQFVEFQESTIGAAFFSQTLAVNDATVKFEIWDTAGQERYHSLAPMYYRGAAAAIIVFDITNQASFERAKKWVQELQAQGNPNMVMALAGNKADLLDARKVSPEEAEAYAQENSLFFMETSAKTATNVKDIFYEIAKRLPRVQPAENPTGMVLPNGPGATAASASCCA comes from the exons ATGGCCACCGCTGGAAACAAGAACATCAACGCCAAACTG GTATTACTTGGAGATGTTGGGGCTGGAAAATCAAGTCTTGTGCTTCGGTTTGTTAAAGATCAGTTTGTTGAGTTCCAG GAATCAACCATAGGTGCAGCTTTTTTCTCTCAGACATTGGCTGTGAATGATGCAACGGTGAAGTTTGAGATATGGGATACAGCTGGTCAGGAACGTTACCATAGCTTGGCTCCTATGTACTACAGGGGTGCTGCTGCTGCCATTATTGTCTTTGACATTACTAATCAA GCGTCATTTGAGAGAGCGAAGAAATGGGTTCAAGAACTTCAGGCACAAG GTAACCCTAATATGGTGATGGCTCTTGCTGGAAACAAAGCTGATTTATTGGATGCAAGGAAAGTGTCTCCAGAG GAGGCAGAGGCATATGCACAAGAGAACAGCCTTTTCTTCATGGAAACCTCAGCGAAGACTGCAACAAATGTCAAAGACATCTTCTACGAAATCG CAAAAAGGCTACCGCGCGTGCAGCCAGCAGAAAACCCAACAGGGATGGTTCTTCCAAACGGGCCAGGAGCTACGGCAGCAAGCGCATCATGTTGTGCTTAA